Proteins encoded in a region of the Roseateles sp. SL47 genome:
- a CDS encoding dioxygenase, with translation MTMPINRPLPALFVSHGSPMMALEPGDTGAFLCQLGQTLDREWGRPKAVLAVSAHTTARSPVLLGGAKHEAIYDFGGFPQPLYELRYDAPGAPALAQQLSERLNAPVLDRGGLDHGIWTALRYLYPDADVPVLPLALTPMASPVELMALGEQLAGLANDGVLVLATGSITHNLRLLMTQRPWGGTPREHDAEMPESAAFRDWFAARSGERDWDALSHYRVQAPHAVLMHPTDEHLLPWFVAAGVGGRDTAPRRIFEAVTFGCLGMDAYAFGPQAAALQAAVTQGQPQSA, from the coding sequence ATGACTATGCCGATCAACCGTCCTTTGCCTGCCCTCTTCGTGTCACACGGCTCTCCCATGATGGCCCTGGAGCCGGGCGACACCGGCGCCTTCTTGTGCCAACTGGGCCAGACCCTGGACCGCGAGTGGGGGCGCCCCAAGGCGGTGCTGGCGGTCTCCGCCCACACCACGGCTCGCAGCCCGGTCCTGCTGGGCGGTGCCAAGCACGAGGCGATTTATGACTTTGGCGGCTTCCCGCAACCGCTGTATGAACTCCGTTACGACGCGCCGGGCGCCCCTGCCCTGGCACAACAACTGAGCGAACGGCTGAATGCGCCCGTGCTGGACCGTGGTGGCCTGGACCACGGCATCTGGACCGCCCTGCGCTATCTGTATCCGGATGCGGATGTGCCGGTGCTACCGCTGGCGCTCACACCGATGGCTTCGCCCGTCGAGTTGATGGCCCTGGGTGAACAACTGGCCGGGCTGGCGAATGACGGGGTGCTGGTTCTGGCGACTGGCAGCATCACGCACAACCTGCGCCTGCTGATGACCCAGCGCCCATGGGGAGGAACGCCTCGCGAGCATGATGCGGAGATGCCGGAGTCCGCCGCTTTTCGCGACTGGTTCGCGGCGCGCAGTGGCGAGCGGGACTGGGACGCGCTGAGCCACTACCGGGTCCAGGCCCCGCATGCCGTGCTGATGCACCCCACGGATGAGCATTTGCTGCCGTGGTTTGTGGCGGCCGGCGTGGGTGGGCGCGACACGGCGCCGCGCCGGATCTTTGAGGCAGTCACCTTCGGTTGCCTGGGCATGGATGCCTATGCGTTCGGGCCGCAGGCTGCGGCGCTGCAAGCGGCAGTGACGCAAGGTCAGCCTCAATCTGCTTGA
- a CDS encoding methyl-accepting chemotaxis protein, whose amino-acid sequence MNFSVLLRQFSIRTRMIGAIAIVLILLLVVGSVGLFGMQSMRGQTQEFLDKSSERGRLLSNLVGAMGLIRVHEKDMIINYEKSEVVKERHAKWDASRAQAAGILAELVKLSDENDKVLLGKLKTALDTYATKASNVVTQLEAGAYDHAAVADRLLQPAKDQVKEAEAQVAEFSKRLDTESQEMRQGIESTQSKVLWTFVLVLVFAAVVVVPLTLLNMHSICAPLVEAEALAGAIAEGDLSRVVTLVDGQDEASKLMRSLQRMQQALQAMVSQLRTAADSIRTASVEIATGNQDLSSRTEQTASNLQAAASSLVQLTGTVKQTADSARTANQLASSASGAAAKGGDVVSQVVSTMDEINTSSKRISDIIGTIDGIAFQTNILALNAAVEAARAGEQGRGFAVVAGEVRSLAQRSAEAAREIKTLIGASVERVETGARLVQEAGTTMSDIVSSVQRVTDIIGEITAASSEQSDGISQVNQGVSQLDQMTQQNAALVEESAAAAESLKDQAERLGSVVDRFRVNAHAAASTSTLFSGASKPVNASVSAPTPAPTSKPVAKAPTFSPAPAPSFKPAAAPAAKPVASQAPAKPVAKAAAPVTKPVLKAAPKAPAKATAAPKPKASAPKAAAPYTPAPAQPAVTAAADGDWETF is encoded by the coding sequence ATGAATTTCAGTGTACTGCTTCGGCAGTTCAGCATCAGGACCCGCATGATTGGCGCCATCGCCATCGTGCTGATACTGCTGCTGGTGGTCGGGAGCGTGGGGCTGTTCGGCATGCAATCCATGCGTGGGCAGACCCAGGAGTTCCTGGATAAATCGTCCGAGCGAGGCCGCCTGCTCAGCAATCTCGTGGGAGCGATGGGACTGATCCGTGTCCATGAAAAGGACATGATCATCAACTACGAAAAGTCCGAGGTGGTGAAGGAGCGGCATGCCAAGTGGGATGCCTCCCGCGCCCAGGCCGCCGGTATCCTGGCCGAGCTGGTCAAGCTCAGCGACGAGAACGACAAGGTCCTGCTGGGCAAGCTCAAGACCGCGCTGGACACCTACGCGACCAAGGCTTCGAACGTGGTGACCCAGCTGGAAGCTGGCGCCTACGACCACGCCGCCGTGGCCGACCGGCTGCTGCAGCCCGCCAAGGACCAGGTCAAGGAAGCCGAAGCCCAGGTGGCCGAATTCTCCAAGCGCCTGGACACGGAATCGCAGGAGATGCGTCAAGGCATCGAAAGCACCCAGTCCAAGGTGTTGTGGACCTTCGTGCTGGTGCTGGTGTTTGCCGCCGTGGTGGTGGTGCCGCTGACGCTGCTGAACATGCACAGCATCTGCGCACCGCTGGTGGAAGCCGAAGCACTGGCCGGTGCCATTGCCGAGGGCGACCTGTCCCGCGTGGTCACGCTGGTGGATGGGCAGGATGAAGCGTCCAAGCTGATGCGTTCGCTGCAGCGCATGCAGCAGGCCCTGCAGGCGATGGTGAGCCAGTTGCGCACGGCGGCCGACTCGATCCGCACCGCCTCGGTGGAAATCGCCACGGGCAACCAGGACCTGTCCAGCCGGACCGAACAGACCGCTTCGAACCTGCAGGCAGCCGCATCGTCACTGGTGCAGCTCACCGGCACGGTGAAGCAGACGGCCGACTCGGCCCGCACCGCCAACCAACTGGCCTCTTCCGCCTCTGGCGCGGCGGCCAAGGGCGGCGATGTGGTGAGCCAGGTGGTCTCGACGATGGACGAGATCAATACCAGCTCCAAGCGCATCAGCGACATCATCGGCACCATTGATGGCATCGCCTTCCAGACCAACATCCTGGCACTGAATGCAGCGGTGGAAGCCGCCCGCGCGGGCGAGCAAGGCCGTGGGTTTGCCGTGGTGGCCGGTGAAGTGCGTTCGCTGGCCCAGCGCAGCGCTGAAGCGGCCCGCGAGATCAAGACACTGATCGGCGCCAGCGTCGAGCGTGTGGAGACCGGCGCCCGTCTGGTGCAGGAAGCCGGCACGACGATGAGCGACATCGTCTCCAGCGTGCAGCGTGTGACCGACATCATTGGTGAGATCACTGCCGCTTCGAGCGAGCAGAGTGATGGCATCAGCCAGGTGAACCAGGGCGTGAGCCAGCTGGACCAGATGACGCAGCAGAATGCGGCGCTGGTGGAAGAAAGCGCCGCCGCCGCAGAAAGCCTGAAGGATCAGGCCGAGCGGCTGGGCTCGGTGGTGGACCGCTTCCGCGTGAATGCGCATGCAGCGGCTTCGACGTCCACGCTGTTCAGTGGCGCGAGCAAGCCTGTGAACGCATCAGTGAGCGCACCGACGCCAGCCCCGACGAGCAAGCCTGTGGCCAAGGCGCCGACCTTCTCTCCGGCACCTGCCCCGTCCTTCAAGCCGGCCGCTGCACCTGCTGCCAAGCCGGTGGCCTCGCAGGCACCGGCCAAGCCCGTGGCCAAGGCCGCTGCGCCGGTCACCAAGCCGGTGCTCAAGGCTGCGCCCAAGGCGCCAGCCAAGGCGACCGCCGCCCCCAAACCCAAGGCCTCCGCGCCGAAGGCGGCCGCTCCGTATACTCCTGCGCCGGCTCAGCCGGCTGTCACGGCCGCCGCAGATGGCGACTGGGAAACTTTTTAA
- a CDS encoding aspartyl/asparaginyl beta-hydroxylase domain-containing protein → MRYWVLAIFIASALYAHFRGRVRFKLARALTDFTVLLAPINAAMYLFSRPPATPYLKTEDFKELDLLRDNWQVIRDEALRLNDEGYIKAASGYNDIGFNSFFRTGWKRFYLKWYDREMDSAQTLCPKTVELLKRIPTVKAAMFASLPPGARLVRHRDPYAGSLRYHLGLTTPNHPDCFIEVDGERYHWRDGEAVMFDETFIHYAENSTDHQRVILFCDVERPLHFAPMRWLNRWFGKVVMTAAATQNLESEPIGGLNKFFFHAYKVRIFFKAFKKRTRLGYYIVKWALILGILAAIFL, encoded by the coding sequence ATGCGCTATTGGGTGCTGGCGATCTTTATCGCCTCTGCGCTGTACGCCCATTTTCGCGGCCGTGTGCGCTTCAAGCTGGCCCGCGCGCTGACGGACTTCACCGTGCTGCTCGCGCCCATCAATGCGGCGATGTATTTGTTCTCCCGGCCGCCCGCCACCCCCTATCTCAAGACCGAGGACTTCAAGGAACTCGACCTGCTGCGCGACAACTGGCAGGTGATCCGCGACGAAGCCCTGCGTCTGAATGACGAGGGCTACATCAAAGCGGCCTCCGGCTACAACGACATCGGTTTCAACTCCTTCTTCCGTACCGGCTGGAAGCGCTTCTACCTGAAGTGGTATGACCGTGAGATGGATTCGGCGCAGACCCTCTGCCCGAAGACGGTGGAACTGCTCAAGCGCATCCCGACCGTCAAGGCCGCGATGTTTGCCTCGCTGCCCCCGGGCGCCCGCCTGGTTCGCCACCGCGACCCTTATGCCGGCTCGCTGCGCTACCACCTGGGCCTGACCACGCCCAACCATCCCGACTGCTTCATCGAGGTGGATGGGGAGCGTTATCACTGGCGTGACGGGGAAGCCGTCATGTTTGATGAGACCTTCATCCACTATGCCGAGAACAGTACCGATCACCAGCGTGTGATCTTGTTCTGCGATGTGGAGCGTCCGCTGCATTTCGCGCCGATGCGCTGGCTCAACCGCTGGTTTGGCAAGGTGGTGATGACGGCGGCGGCAACGCAGAACCTGGAGTCCGAACCGATCGGCGGCCTCAACAAGTTCTTCTTCCACGCCTACAAGGTCCGGATCTTCTTCAAGGCCTTCAAGAAGCGCACCCGGCTGGGCTATTACATCGTCAAGTGGGCCCTGATCCTCGGCATCCTGGCCGCGATCTTCCTGTAA
- a CDS encoding response regulator — protein MPSILAVDDSASMRQMVSFTLKNAGFNVVEAVDGQDAWEKSTQRDFDLVLTDQNMPRMDGISLTKKLRDNPKFKTTPILILTTESSDQMKQAGRAAGATGWLVKPFDPAKLIEVIGKVIR, from the coding sequence ATGCCCTCGATCCTCGCCGTAGACGATTCGGCCTCCATGCGCCAGATGGTCTCGTTCACCCTCAAGAATGCGGGTTTCAATGTCGTGGAGGCGGTGGACGGGCAGGATGCCTGGGAAAAATCCACCCAGCGCGACTTTGATCTGGTGCTGACCGACCAGAACATGCCCCGGATGGACGGTATCAGCCTGACCAAGAAGCTGCGGGACAACCCGAAGTTCAAGACAACGCCCATCCTCATCCTGACCACCGAGTCCAGCGATCAGATGAAGCAGGCGGGCCGTGCTGCCGGCGCCACCGGCTGGTTGGTCAAGCCTTTTGACCCGGCCAAGCTGATCGAAGTGATCGGCAAGGTGATTCGCTGA
- a CDS encoding ABC transporter permease, which yields MTAQSSSRPAPPSGSWPAAGAPSASRRPPSLWRQTALQTWRDARAGELYLLVLALMLAVAAVCAVAFLSDRLDRGLRRDAGQLLGGDVVLASDQPTPAPVRELARKHGMQTVDSLSFPSMARAPDAQGGGSRLVAVKAVGPTYPLRGALTLADGSKAGAPAPGSVWVDPGVLSALAVKVGDTVLLGDASLRIAGQISNEPDRGAGFMNLMPRVMLAQADLPATGLIQPASRVTYRFGVIGNEQSVRSFTAEAKQALQSQNWRGVRLESLDSGRPEMRQTLDRATKFLNLVALLAALLAAIAVALAAREFANRHLNDCAMLRVLGQPQRRLSWVFTLEFAMVGGVGSAVGVLLGFLLHYLFIGLLAGLISVDLPAPGLWPVLLGFGMGMSLLLGFGLPPVLQLASVPPLRVIRRDVGRPKASSIVVLGAGVLGFAAVLTALSADWRLGLLATGGFAVALALFALLAWLAVLALRKLVPQSGAPRWLLLATRQVAARPAFAVLQVGALSLGLLALALLVLMRTDLIDSWRAATPANAPDRFVINIQPDQGAAFKSELEKAGIKDYDWYPMIRGRLVSINGEAVRAGLFQEERAQRLVEREFNLSHSAELPSHNQLSQGRWVPGEKDGLSVEQGLADQLGLKLGDRLVFDIAGTPVESRITSLRKVDWGSMRVNFFVLFPQADMPDLPLSYISAFRAPEGQAAALDRSLVRAFPNLTLVDVSAELHQIQSVLEQVSMAVQLLFAVALALGVVVLLVAAVGSREARTREFALMRAMGASSALMAAVQRAELLGLGALAGLLAGLAAQAMGWALTHYAFDFAWQFKPWVLLGTTVGGALLAQLAGWWALRGVLNRPVVQTLREAQD from the coding sequence ATGACCGCGCAATCTTCGTCCCGTCCCGCTCCGCCTTCCGGTTCCTGGCCTGCCGCCGGTGCCCCATCCGCTTCGAGGCGGCCGCCATCCTTGTGGCGGCAAACCGCACTGCAGACCTGGCGCGATGCGCGCGCGGGTGAGCTGTATCTGCTGGTCCTGGCACTGATGCTGGCGGTGGCGGCGGTGTGCGCCGTGGCTTTCCTGTCGGACCGGCTGGACCGGGGCCTGCGCCGTGACGCCGGTCAACTCCTGGGCGGCGACGTGGTGCTGGCCAGTGACCAGCCCACGCCGGCACCGGTGCGGGAATTGGCCCGCAAGCACGGCATGCAGACGGTGGACAGCCTGAGCTTCCCCAGCATGGCGCGTGCGCCGGATGCGCAGGGGGGCGGCAGCCGCCTGGTGGCAGTGAAGGCTGTGGGACCCACCTATCCCTTGCGCGGCGCCCTCACGTTGGCGGATGGCAGCAAGGCGGGGGCGCCAGCGCCAGGCAGTGTGTGGGTGGACCCGGGGGTACTCAGCGCCTTGGCGGTGAAGGTGGGCGATACGGTGTTGCTGGGTGATGCCAGCCTGCGCATCGCCGGGCAGATTTCGAACGAACCAGACCGTGGTGCCGGTTTCATGAACCTGATGCCGCGGGTGATGCTGGCGCAGGCCGACCTTCCAGCGACCGGCCTGATCCAGCCTGCCAGCCGGGTGACTTATCGGTTTGGCGTGATTGGCAATGAACAGTCGGTGCGGTCCTTCACGGCCGAGGCCAAACAGGCGCTGCAAAGCCAGAACTGGCGCGGTGTCCGCCTGGAGTCGCTCGATTCGGGCCGCCCGGAAATGCGTCAGACCCTGGACCGGGCCACGAAATTCCTGAACCTGGTGGCGCTGCTGGCGGCGTTGCTGGCCGCCATTGCGGTGGCGTTGGCGGCTCGCGAGTTTGCCAACCGGCACCTGAATGACTGCGCCATGCTGCGGGTGCTGGGGCAGCCGCAGCGGCGGCTGTCCTGGGTCTTCACCCTGGAGTTCGCCATGGTCGGCGGCGTGGGCAGTGCGGTGGGGGTGCTGCTGGGTTTTCTGCTGCACTATCTGTTCATCGGGCTGCTGGCCGGTCTGATCTCGGTGGATCTGCCGGCGCCGGGCCTCTGGCCGGTGCTGCTGGGTTTTGGCATGGGCATGAGCCTGTTGCTCGGCTTTGGCCTGCCCCCTGTGCTGCAACTTGCGTCGGTGCCTCCGCTGCGGGTCATCCGGCGGGATGTCGGACGTCCCAAGGCCAGTTCCATCGTGGTGCTTGGCGCGGGCGTGCTGGGTTTTGCGGCGGTACTGACGGCCTTGTCGGCCGATTGGCGCCTGGGGCTGTTGGCCACGGGCGGCTTTGCGGTGGCACTGGCACTGTTTGCGCTGCTGGCCTGGCTGGCGGTGCTGGCCTTGCGCAAGCTGGTGCCGCAGTCCGGGGCCCCGCGCTGGCTGCTGCTGGCGACGCGTCAGGTGGCGGCCCGTCCGGCCTTTGCCGTGTTGCAGGTGGGCGCCTTGTCGCTGGGGCTGCTGGCGCTGGCGCTGCTGGTGCTGATGCGGACGGACCTGATCGACAGTTGGCGCGCGGCCACGCCGGCCAACGCGCCGGACCGATTTGTCATCAACATCCAGCCGGACCAGGGGGCGGCCTTCAAGTCCGAGCTGGAGAAGGCAGGCATCAAGGACTATGACTGGTACCCGATGATCCGGGGGCGGCTGGTCAGCATCAATGGCGAGGCGGTGCGTGCGGGCCTGTTCCAGGAAGAGCGTGCCCAGCGGCTGGTGGAGCGCGAATTCAATCTCAGCCACAGTGCCGAGTTGCCCAGCCATAACCAGCTGTCGCAAGGCCGCTGGGTGCCCGGCGAAAAGGACGGCCTGAGTGTGGAGCAGGGCCTGGCGGACCAACTGGGGCTGAAGCTGGGCGACCGTCTCGTCTTTGATATTGCCGGCACCCCGGTGGAGTCGCGCATCACCAGTCTGCGCAAGGTGGATTGGGGCTCGATGCGGGTGAACTTCTTTGTGCTGTTCCCGCAGGCGGACATGCCGGACCTGCCGCTGAGCTACATCTCCGCCTTCCGGGCGCCGGAGGGCCAGGCGGCGGCGCTGGACCGCAGCTTGGTGCGTGCTTTTCCCAACCTGACGCTGGTGGATGTCTCCGCCGAACTGCACCAGATCCAGTCGGTGCTGGAGCAGGTGAGCATGGCGGTGCAACTGCTGTTTGCGGTGGCGTTGGCGCTGGGCGTGGTGGTGCTGCTGGTGGCGGCGGTGGGATCACGCGAGGCCCGCACCCGCGAATTTGCGCTCATGCGAGCCATGGGGGCCTCCAGTGCCTTGATGGCGGCCGTCCAACGTGCCGAGCTGTTGGGGCTGGGGGCCTTGGCGGGCCTGCTGGCCGGCCTTGCTGCGCAAGCCATGGGCTGGGCGCTGACGCACTATGCGTTCGACTTTGCCTGGCAATTCAAGCCCTGGGTCCTCTTGGGCACGACGGTGGGCGGTGCACTGCTGGCGCAATTGGCTGGCTGGTGGGCCTTGCGCGGGGTCCTGAACCGTCCCGTTGTGCAAACCCTCCGCGAAGCCCAGGACTGA
- a CDS encoding MFS transporter has product MNPPAVSSASPGSTVEPRHPHTVWALLALALGGFSIGTTEFAAMTLVPFFSPDLGIDVPTAGRVISAYALGVVVGAPVFATLGARLPRRTLLILLMVAFAVGNGLSALAPGYHAMLLFRFVSGLPHGAYFGVGALVAASLVAPERRAQAVSMMMLGLTVATIIGVPLANALGQWVGWRWGFGIVAVLALCTAGLVAAHVPKDTVQPGASAMRELGALARRQVWLTLGIGAIGFGGMFAVYTYLASTLMEVTGAPASLLPVVFSVFGLGMTVGTLVCAWAADRALMPTVGGILVWSACSLALYPFVAGSLWTLLPVVFMIGCSGGLGAVLQTRLMDVAGEAQTLAAALNHSAFNAANALGPWLGGMAIAAGYGWTSTGWVGAALALGGWLVWLWSLADERRTDGLRLLSQR; this is encoded by the coding sequence ATGAATCCTCCGGCCGTCTCCAGCGCTTCCCCCGGCTCCACCGTGGAGCCCCGTCACCCGCATACGGTCTGGGCCCTGCTGGCGCTGGCCTTGGGCGGGTTTTCGATCGGTACCACTGAATTCGCGGCGATGACGCTGGTGCCGTTCTTCTCGCCGGACCTGGGCATCGACGTGCCAACGGCGGGCCGGGTGATCAGCGCTTACGCCCTGGGCGTGGTGGTTGGCGCGCCGGTATTCGCCACGCTGGGGGCCCGCCTGCCGCGCCGCACCCTCTTGATCCTGCTGATGGTGGCCTTTGCCGTGGGCAACGGCTTGAGTGCCTTGGCACCCGGTTATCACGCCATGTTGCTGTTCCGCTTCGTCAGCGGTTTGCCGCATGGGGCCTATTTCGGCGTCGGCGCGCTGGTGGCAGCCTCGCTGGTGGCGCCGGAGCGCCGAGCCCAGGCGGTCAGCATGATGATGCTGGGGCTGACGGTGGCCACCATCATCGGCGTGCCGCTGGCCAATGCGTTGGGGCAATGGGTGGGTTGGCGCTGGGGCTTTGGCATTGTGGCGGTGCTGGCCTTGTGCACGGCAGGCCTGGTGGCCGCCCATGTCCCCAAGGACACCGTCCAGCCGGGGGCCAGCGCCATGCGCGAGCTGGGCGCTCTGGCGCGTCGCCAGGTCTGGCTGACGCTCGGCATCGGCGCCATTGGTTTTGGCGGCATGTTTGCGGTCTACACCTATCTGGCCTCCACGCTGATGGAAGTCACCGGCGCCCCTGCATCCTTGCTGCCGGTCGTGTTTAGCGTGTTCGGCCTGGGCATGACGGTGGGCACGCTCGTCTGCGCCTGGGCGGCGGACCGCGCGCTGATGCCCACGGTGGGTGGCATCCTGGTCTGGAGCGCCTGTTCGCTGGCCTTGTACCCGTTCGTCGCGGGCAGCCTGTGGACGCTGCTGCCGGTGGTGTTCATGATCGGCTGCAGCGGCGGTCTGGGCGCCGTGTTGCAGACCCGTCTGATGGACGTGGCCGGTGAGGCCCAAACGCTGGCCGCCGCGCTGAACCACTCGGCCTTCAATGCCGCCAATGCGCTTGGCCCCTGGCTTGGCGGCATGGCCATTGCTGCGGGTTACGGCTGGACGTCCACCGGCTGGGTGGGCGCGGCGCTAGCGCTTGGCGGATGGCTGGTGTGGCTGTGGTCGCTGGCTGACGAACGACGCACGGACGGGCTGCGGTTGTTGTCCCAGCGCTGA
- a CDS encoding chemotaxis protein CheA, which produces MGDMTSEGANLGAGIDLSQFYQVFFEEAGENLDNMEQLLLNLDIENPDDEQMNAIFRCAHSIKGGAATFGFNDVAELTHQMETLLDKLRRHELAPTSPMVDVLLQSGDALRAQLARHQGSGADAVDTSALLSDIRTLVDGGTLEGNRAAPAPAPVAAPAPAAAATSPSPLTSSVRQLELLVGPLSNPAQADNLVDLFKEITDLGTIEPLDGGISADGMRRFKVLTSSTDNDLLDLFTFHVSREQVKILALSAGFGFHDGAPGAPKDEVKKEEDPGYGFFEDSPGSPTTTASEAKAAEAPKSSVPVPVKPAVPAKTEAAPRAGGANMDQSTLRVSVEKVDQLINLVGELVITQAMLAQNSRNLDPALYQQLASGLADLERNTRDLQESVMSIRMIPMSVVFNRFPRMLRDLAAKLGKKVELVTQGEATELDKGLVEKITDPLTHLVRNSCDHGIESPADRVAKGKPEQGTITLVASHQGGSIVIEVRDDGRGLNREKLIRKAREKGIDAPDTMSDQEVWGLIFAPGFSTADQVTDVSGRGVGMDVVKKNITSLGGTVEIDSAEGYGMKVSVRLPLTLAIMDGMSVGVGEEVYILPLSSVVESFQVQSDTIKTVGGSGRVVEVRDEFMPVVELEQVFNVPRFDFEHVSSIMVVVEAEGGRVAMLVDELLGQQQVVVKNLEANYRKVPDVSGATIMGDGRVALILDVGSLVRRSRH; this is translated from the coding sequence ATGGGAGACATGACCTCCGAAGGCGCCAATCTGGGCGCCGGCATCGACCTGAGTCAGTTCTATCAGGTCTTTTTTGAAGAAGCGGGCGAAAACCTCGACAACATGGAGCAGCTGCTGCTGAACCTGGACATCGAGAACCCGGACGATGAGCAGATGAATGCCATCTTCCGTTGCGCCCACTCGATCAAGGGTGGTGCGGCCACTTTCGGCTTCAACGACGTGGCCGAGCTGACCCACCAGATGGAAACGCTGCTGGACAAGCTGCGCCGCCATGAACTGGCCCCGACGTCCCCGATGGTGGACGTGCTGCTGCAATCCGGCGACGCGCTGCGCGCGCAGTTGGCCCGCCATCAAGGCTCGGGCGCCGACGCCGTCGACACCAGCGCCCTGCTGAGCGATATCCGCACCCTGGTGGACGGTGGCACGCTGGAAGGCAACCGCGCCGCCCCGGCACCAGCTCCTGTGGCGGCACCTGCACCCGCTGCGGCGGCGACCTCGCCCTCCCCGCTGACCTCCTCGGTGCGTCAGCTGGAGCTGCTGGTGGGTCCGCTGAGCAATCCCGCACAGGCCGACAACCTGGTGGACCTGTTCAAGGAAATCACCGATCTGGGCACCATCGAGCCGCTGGACGGCGGCATCTCCGCCGACGGCATGCGCCGCTTCAAGGTTCTGACCAGCAGCACCGACAACGATCTGCTGGATCTGTTCACCTTCCACGTCTCGCGCGAGCAGGTCAAGATCCTGGCGCTGAGTGCCGGCTTTGGCTTCCATGACGGGGCGCCAGGCGCCCCCAAGGACGAAGTCAAGAAAGAAGAAGATCCGGGCTACGGCTTCTTCGAGGATTCGCCGGGCTCGCCGACGACCACGGCCTCCGAAGCCAAGGCCGCCGAGGCACCCAAGTCCAGCGTGCCGGTGCCGGTCAAGCCGGCCGTGCCCGCCAAGACCGAGGCGGCGCCGCGTGCCGGCGGTGCCAACATGGACCAATCCACCTTGCGCGTCTCGGTGGAGAAGGTGGACCAGCTGATCAACCTGGTGGGCGAGCTTGTGATCACCCAGGCCATGCTGGCCCAGAACAGCCGCAACCTCGACCCGGCGCTTTATCAGCAGTTGGCCTCCGGTCTGGCCGATCTCGAACGCAACACCCGGGATCTGCAGGAATCGGTGATGTCGATCCGCATGATTCCGATGTCGGTCGTCTTCAACCGCTTCCCGCGCATGCTGCGCGATCTGGCTGCCAAGCTGGGCAAGAAGGTGGAGCTGGTCACCCAGGGTGAAGCCACCGAACTGGACAAGGGCCTGGTGGAAAAGATCACCGACCCCCTGACCCACCTGGTGCGCAACAGCTGCGACCACGGCATTGAATCGCCGGCCGATCGTGTGGCCAAGGGCAAGCCCGAACAGGGCACGATCACCTTGGTGGCCTCGCACCAGGGCGGCTCGATCGTCATTGAAGTGCGGGACGACGGCCGTGGCCTGAATCGCGAGAAGCTGATCCGCAAGGCCCGCGAAAAGGGCATCGACGCACCCGACACCATGAGCGACCAGGAAGTCTGGGGCCTGATCTTTGCGCCGGGCTTCTCCACCGCCGACCAGGTCACCGATGTGTCTGGCCGTGGCGTGGGCATGGACGTGGTCAAGAAGAACATCACCTCGCTGGGTGGCACGGTGGAGATCGACTCCGCCGAAGGCTACGGCATGAAGGTCTCGGTGCGGCTGCCGCTCACGCTGGCCATCATGGACGGCATGAGCGTTGGTGTCGGTGAAGAGGTCTACATCCTGCCGCTGTCGTCGGTGGTCGAGTCCTTCCAGGTGCAATCCGACACCATCAAGACCGTCGGCGGCTCCGGCCGCGTGGTCGAGGTGCGTGACGAGTTCATGCCGGTGGTGGAACTGGAGCAGGTCTTTAATGTTCCGCGCTTCGACTTCGAGCATGTCAGCTCCATCATGGTCGTGGTGGAAGCCGAAGGCGGCCGCGTAGCCATGCTGGTGGACGAATTGCTCGGCCAGCAGCAGGTGGTGGTGAAGAACCTCGAAGCCAACTATCGCAAGGTACCCGACGTGTCCGGTGCCACGATCATGGGCGACGGCCGCGTGGCCCTCATCCTGGACGTGGGCAGCCTGGTGCGCCGTTCTCGGCATTGA
- a CDS encoding chemotaxis protein CheW: MEIVQQTGTQVVQAGALALQSGSGNVAPSNGEYLTFRLGQEEYGIDILKVQEIRSYEQPTRIANAPDFIKGVVNLRGVIVPIVDLRLKLGCATAEYNSFTVVIVLNVKNRVVGAVVDSVSDVLELNREAIRPAPELSASAVNTSFIMGIGAVSERMLILIDIEGLMSSADMGLMDSIAG; the protein is encoded by the coding sequence ATGGAAATCGTCCAACAAACCGGCACGCAAGTCGTGCAAGCAGGCGCGCTGGCTCTCCAGTCCGGCTCGGGCAATGTCGCACCGTCCAATGGCGAGTACCTGACCTTCCGTCTGGGACAGGAGGAGTACGGCATCGACATTCTGAAGGTGCAGGAAATCCGCTCGTATGAGCAGCCGACCCGCATCGCCAACGCCCCTGATTTCATCAAGGGTGTGGTGAACCTGCGTGGCGTGATCGTCCCGATCGTGGACCTGCGCCTGAAGCTGGGCTGCGCCACTGCCGAATACAACAGCTTCACCGTGGTGATCGTGCTGAATGTGAAGAACCGCGTGGTGGGCGCGGTGGTGGACTCGGTGTCCGACGTGCTGGAACTGAATCGTGAAGCGATTCGCCCGGCGCCGGAACTGAGCGCCAGCGCGGTCAACACCAGCTTCATCATGGGCATCGGCGCCGTCAGCGAACGCATGCTGATCCTCATCGACATCGAAGGCCTCATGAGCAGCGCGGACATGGGGCTCATGGACTCTATCGCTGGATGA